Within the Flavobacteriales bacterium genome, the region ACTCTTGGCTTTTGCCTGAGTTGACAATCAGTAATGATACAACGGTCAGTTTAGGAGAAGAAGTTCCGTTATGGGTTGCAGGAGCGAACTTCTATAATTGGAACCCCGAAACTTACTTGGATGATGCAACGAGCGCTACACCTATCAGTTCTCCGAAAGAAACCATCACTTACTCGGTTTTAGGAACAGATCTGAACGGATGTCAATCAACCATTGATGTCAATATCAAAGTTGACGTTGACTACAACCTGAAACCAGTGAACCTCTTTACTCCGAACGGAGATGGTGCAAACGAACGATTCTACATTGGAAACATCGAATGCTATTCTGATTGTGTTGTAAAGGTTTACAACCGATGGGGATTGGAAGTGTACTCTTCTAACGCATACCAAAACGACTGGAAAGGAACGTTCAATAACGATCCACTTCCTGACGGAACCTATTATTATGTTATTGAATGTGATGGCAAGGAAGACCGCTTTGACGGTGCCGTGACCATCTTACATTAATTAATCTTTTGACCACACGAAATCCTACTCGAATGAGAAAGATATACGTTTCACTTTTCATCCTTGGGCTTATCGCTCAAAGCTGGTCTGCAATCGCGCAGCAAACACCAATGTCGAGCCTCTACAAGGAAAACCGATTTCTGATAAATCCGGCCAACGCTGGATACAGTGATGGGCTTGTTGGTTTTGTTAACTACCGAAATCAATGGACAAACGTGCAGGGTTCGCCTACTACCGCGTTGGTGAGTTTACACACTCCGCTTGGAAAGAACACCAATATTGGAGGAAACCTGATTTACGATAAGACCAATTTTGTGTCCACGATCAATGCCATGCTTGCTTATGCGCATGACATCAAACTGGCGACCGATCATGAACTGAGTTTAGGCGTAGGTTTCGGTATCAATCACACGCAGCTTAACCTGACTGATGCAATTGTGGAAGACCCAACAGATGCGATTTTGGCCAATGGAAATGTGGGAAGCACCACGTTCGACATGAATGCTGGATTGAAGTATAGCTGGAGAAATCGTCTTGAAATTGGTGCTTCTGCCCCACACGTTTTAGAAACTGTGGCTGAGATCAGAGCCAAGGACAATTCATACAGCTACGACCTAAGTCGTCACTTTAAGTTCTATGCGGGTTATGATTTCTGGATAAAGAAAGATTGGTTAATCGCTCCTTCAGCCTTAGTGCGTTGGTTGCCTTACAAGACAAATCTGTCTTACGATGCCACAGTGAAATTCGGCTACAAGCAAATTGTTTGGACCTCATTCACTTGGAGAGCGGAAACTGGACCAGTAGCTGCGATTGGCGTTAAAATAGCTGACAAATTCATGCTTGCGTATGCGTACGATTTCACGCTCAATGGAATAGACGGTAAACCAGGAGCTCCATGGTCAAACGAGATCATGCTTGGATTCAGTCTTGATGGTTTCAAGAAGAAAATCAAGAAACTGGAAGACGATATGGCCGGAATGCAACAGGATAACGAATTGCTCAATTCTAAAATGGATTCGTTGGAAGGTGTGCTGGGTTCTAAAATGGATTCATTGGAAATTGAAGTGGATGGCGTTAAAAAACGTGTGGATCAACATGATGATGATCTAGAAAGATTGAAGCGTGAGATTGACGGACTGAACAAAGAGATTGAAGATGTAAACAGCCGAATGATCGACACTAACAAGTTGAAAGGCATGCTTCAACAGATCACTCCTTACCGACAAGAAGACGGTTCTGTGGGAATGAAAAAGGCTGAACTTGAAAGCGGTTATTATGTGGTCATCGAATCGTTCAGAAAAGTGGAGAACGCATGGAAAGCAATCGACATTTGGAAGTCGAAAGGTCGAGACGCCATCATTG harbors:
- a CDS encoding PorP/SprF family type IX secretion system membrane protein, encoding MRKIYVSLFILGLIAQSWSAIAQQTPMSSLYKENRFLINPANAGYSDGLVGFVNYRNQWTNVQGSPTTALVSLHTPLGKNTNIGGNLIYDKTNFVSTINAMLAYAHDIKLATDHELSLGVGFGINHTQLNLTDAIVEDPTDAILANGNVGSTTFDMNAGLKYSWRNRLEIGASAPHVLETVAEIRAKDNSYSYDLSRHFKFYAGYDFWIKKDWLIAPSALVRWLPYKTNLSYDATVKFGYKQIVWTSFTWRAETGPVAAIGVKIADKFMLAYAYDFTLNGIDGKPGAPWSNEIMLGFSLDGFKKKIKKLEDDMAGMQQDNELLNSKMDSLEGVLGSKMDSLEIEVDGVKKRVDQHDDDLERLKREIDGLNKEIEDVNSRMIDTNKLKGMLQQITPYRQEDGSVGMKKAELESGYYVVIESFRKVENAWKAIDIWKSKGRDAIIVYNEERKWFYVYSTKFDSLKPAVKEMKKTRKQDVPDAWVHKYRIDAKDLEK